TTTTTTTTTGACAAAATCAAAAATCGCGTGATCTCTGGTCTTTTGACTCACGGAAACGAGCAAGCCATCGACGCGCATGGAAAGTAACGTTTCGATATGCCGCGCCTCTTTTCGGTCGTCCTCCTGCGAAACAGTCATGATGATTTCATAATTGTTCTCAAAAGCAACATTGTAAATCGTCTCGATCGCAGTGGCGAAAAAATGGTGAGCAACTTTGGGGACGACAAGGCCTATGGTATTGGATTTTTTTGCGGATAAATTTCGGGCGATGAAATTCGGAGTGTAGCCCATCTTCAAAGCTGTCTCCTTGACCAGTTTCTTCGTCGCAGCGCTGATATCGGGATGATCCCGCAGCGCCTTGGAGACAGTGACTTTGGAGACATTTAATTTCCTGGCAATATCGCTAAGAGTGATCTGATTTGATTTCGCCATTGTCATCCCAATTTACTTAACCGATAAAGTTATCGGTTAAGAATTTATAAAATTTTATTAAATTTGTCAAGCTATTTTTTAATTTTTTTCTCTGCTTCCTCTGAGACTTGATGGCTATCAATAATTTATTTTCTCTGCGGCATCGGCGTCGAGGTAAAGAATCGCACTTTCATGCTTTCTCAAAATAGTTGCCGGACAACTCGTATCAATTTCGCCATTCAGGGTGCGAAAAACAGCGTCTGCTTTTCGCGGTCCCGGAACA
This is a stretch of genomic DNA from Calditrichota bacterium. It encodes these proteins:
- a CDS encoding LacI family transcriptional regulator — translated: MAKSNQITLSDIARKLNVSKVTVSKALRDHPDISAATKKLVKETALKMGYTPNFIARNLSAKKSNTIGLVVPKVAHHFFATAIETIYNVAFENNYEIIMTVSQEDDRKEARHIETLLSMRVDGLLVSVSQKTRDHAIFDFVKKKGIPLVFFDRVIENIGFSCVTFDDEQSTFEAIDEII